A DNA window from Onychostoma macrolepis isolate SWU-2019 chromosome 13, ASM1243209v1, whole genome shotgun sequence contains the following coding sequences:
- the il22ra2 gene encoding interleukin-22 receptor subunit alpha-2: protein MYALTGHKCLELAFAMSLLCWADCSPTAQDDLAPLELQFHSLDFRNVLHWKHPHKAVKNLTYFVQHKIYGDKEWTNSEQCQGIRLLECDLSQAMSDPREWYYARVRSLSSEGFSSWVLSHRFYPQWETNFSPPQIKLTVTGRIISVQIRPPRTPLRGQRGSRIRVTKLHKLKFRIYLMHNDVEKEVYETDSCSKELVIEGLRPKTTYCLQAVSVTPRSGRKSLRSPSTCISTH, encoded by the exons ATGTATGCCTTGACTGGACATAAATGCCTGGAACTGGCATTTGCGATGTCACTTCTCTGTTGGGCGGACT GCAGCCCCACTGCGCAGGATGATTTGGCTCCCCTTGAATTGCAGTTCCATTCTTTGGACTTCAGAAATGTCTTACACTGGAAACATCCACACAAAGCTGTCAAGAATCTGACATATTTTGTTCAGCATAAAAT CTACGGAGACAAGGAGTGGACTAACTCTGAACAATGTCAGGGCATCCGGTTGCTGGAGTGTGACCTGAGCCAGGCAATGTCAGATCCCAGAGAATGGTACTATGCCAGGGTCCGTTCCTTGTCCTCTGAGGGCTTCTCATCTTGGGTCCTTAGCCACAGGTTTTACCCTCAGTGGGAAA CCAATTTCAGCCCACCGCAGATAAAGTTGACTGTGACAGGAAGGATCATTTCAGTTCAGATCAGACCTCCGAGGACTCCACTGCGAGGACAGAGGGGCTCTAGGATACGAGTGACAAAACTGCATAAACTGAAATTTAGAATATACCTCATGCACAATGATGTAGAAAAG GAAGTTTATGAAACAGACAGTTGCTCCAAGGAGCTTGTGATCGAGGGATTACGTCCGAAAACCACCTACTGCCTTCAGGCTGTGTCCGTTACCCCTCGCTCAGGCCGCAAAAGCTTACGGAGTCCCAGCACCTGCATCAGCACTCATTGA
- the map3k21 gene encoding mitogen-activated protein kinase kinase kinase 21 isoform X1 produces MDVPQAVYPNGEGRLSLQDHVWTESSSSGAWAHSAPVCPRSLWTAVFDYEASGEDELSLRRGDVVEVLSKDAAISGDEGWWTGKINHRVGIFPSNYVTYQPAIYRAVGARESDPSAPVRIPFSELVLQEIIGVGGFGKVYRGTWNDQEVAVKAARQDPDEDIKATADSVKQEAKLFSMLQHPNIIKLEGVCLEEPNLCLVMEYARGGTLNRALTGRRIPPHILVNWAVQIARGMQYLHEEAVVPIIHRDLKSSNILLLEKIENDDIGRKNLKITDFGLAREWHKTTKMSAAGTYSWMAPEVIKSSLFSKGSDVWSYGVLLWELLTGEVPYRGIDGLAVAYGVAVNKLTLPIPSTCPEPFAKLMEECWEQDPHIRPSFASILEQLTAIEEAVMATMPQDSFHSMQEDWRVEIQEMFDELRTKEKELRSREEELTRAALQQKSHEELLKRREQQLAEREINVLERELNILIFQLNKDKPNVKKRKGKFKRSRLKLKDGNRISLPSDFQHKITVQASPTMDKRRSLNSTNSSPPSSPTLIPRLRAIQLSHPSDTSRRGSMFVYHQDVDITSECKPPSGFRKKVTLDESNRTWGRSTNYKPEEFEDVKKGFKKKGRTWGPSSVQTKERGNCAERVRPLSDGSSPWSTSLMKSQKSVPLAALFAEQGTNKDEVCSADGSDNKPKQLKFPNQVYIDLPLWKDEQGESQGPAGGGESQEDPTTSTSSTSTTPQHTPTNSLKRTTTRRRTDAVLFGCASILASVAFGFDLREVCKGSANEEPEPREEKKKREGLFQRATRFRRSTSPPGGRSRKDEVSPGPINLLAMSSISECNSTKCLLQSDFEGSGYNLVNETPASNSQTHQDTGTNDVLPSAPLQDHPSGSNSRLRRKKSSPAVCQTINGSSNSQASPADFSTTSLKKKADREPAQEKQASRESASRPRPLSLRSKPHSWGLLKSRNKSYSLGHYSGEKSAQNLDMVLPSEVKMGCSLLDMDTEGQKRDCTVPLCRIQSTPSRPSVFELEKEFLS; encoded by the exons ATGGATGTTCCCCAGGCCGTTTACCCAAACGGTGAGGGGCGCCTGAGCCTCCAAGACCATGTCTGGACGGAGTCCTCCAGCTCGGGGGCTTGGGCTCACTCTGCCCCCGTGTGTCCCCGCTCGCTCTGGACCGCGGTGTTTGACTATGAGGCCAGCGGGGAGGACGAGCTCAGCCTGCGGCGAGGAGACGTGGTGGAGGTCCTGTCTAAGGATGCTGCCATCTCGGGAGACGAAGGCTGGTGGACTGGTAAAATTAACCATCGCGTGGGCATCTTCCCATCTAATTATGTTACTTACCAACCAGCCATTTATAGAGCGGTAGGGGCTCGCGAGAGTGACCCGTCCGCCCCTGTTCGGATACCGTTTTCTGAACTCGTTCTACAAGAAATCATTGGCGTCGGTGGGTTTGGCAAAGTCTACCGGGGGACCTGGAACGACCAGGAGGTCGCGGTGAAGGCAGCTCGACAGGACCCCGATGAGGACATTAAAGCGACTGCAGACAGTGTTAAGCAAGAAGCCAAACTTTTCTCGATGCTTCAGCATCCTAATATTATTAAACTGGAGGGGGTGTGTTTGGAGGAGCCTAACCTGTGTCTGGTGATGGAATATGCCCGAGGAGGGACTCTGAACCGCGCTTTGACGGGCAGGAGGATCCCCCCTCATATCCTCGTGAACTGGGCCGTCCAGATCGCCAGAGGCATGCAGTATCTCCACGAGGAGGCTGTGGTTCCCATTATTCACAGAGACCTCAAGTCCAGCAACA ttttattacttGAAAAAATTGAGAATGATGACATTGGTCGAAAAAACCTGAAGATTACTGACTTTGGCCTGGCCCGTGAGTGGCACAAAACGACCAAAATGAGTGCAGCTGGCACTTATTCCTGGATGGCTCCTGAGGTCATCAAGTCCTCTCTGTTTTCCAAAGGGAGTGATGTCTGGAG CTATGGAGTCCTCCTTTGGGAATTACTGACTGGAGAGGTTCCTTACCGTGGCATCGATGGTTTGGCAGTTGCCTATGGAGTGGCTGTCAACAAATTAACCCTTCCCATTCCATCTACCTGTCCCGAGCCTTTTGCCAAGCTCATGGAGG AATGCTGGGAGCAGGATCCCCACATCCGTCCGTCCTTTGCTTCCATCTTAGAGCAGCTGACGGCCATAGAGGAGGCTGTGATGGCCACCATGCCACAGGACTCCTTCCACTCAATGCAGGAGGACTGGAGAGTGGAGATCCAAGAGATGTTTGATGAGCTACGTACTAAAGAAAAG GAGCTCCGTTCTCGTGAGGAGGAGTTGACGCGAGCAGCCCTTCAGCAGAAGTCTCATGAAGAGCTGTTGAAGAGAAGGGAACAGCAGCTGGCTGAGCGGGAAATTAATGTGCTTGAGCGTGAGCTCAACATCCTCATATTCCAACTCAACAAGGACAAGCCCAATGTTAAGAAACGAAAGGGCAAGTTCAAACGCAGCCGCCTCAAGCTCAAAGATGGCAACCGCATCAGCTTACCCTCAG ATTTTCAGCATAAAATCACAGTTCAGGCCTCTCCGACTATGGATAAGAGAAGAAGCCTCAACAGCACCAACTCCAGCCCTCCCAGCAGCCCTACACTGATCCCTCGCCTCAGAGCCATTCAGT TGAGCCACCCAAGTGACACTAGCCGAAGGGGCAGTATGTTTGTGTATCACCAGGATGTGGATATCACAAGCGAGTGTAAACCTCCTAGCGGGTTTAGGAAGAAAG TGACCCTGGACGAGAGCAACAGGACATGGGGTCGAAGCACAAATTACAAACCTGAGGAGTTTGAAGATGTTAAGAAAGGGTTTAAGAAGAAGGGCCGCACATGGGGGCCAAGCTCTGTGCAGACCAAGGAAAGAGGAAATTGTGCTGAAAG AGTTCGACCTCTCTCGGATGGAAGCAGTCCCTGGTCCACTAGTCTTATGAAGTCCCAGAAATCTGTTCCACTAGCCGCATTATTTGCAGAGCAGG GAACCAATAAAGATGAAGTATGCTCTGCTGATGGATCTGACAACAAACCAAAGCAACTCAAGTTCCCCAACCAGGTGTATATTGATCTACCTCTGTGGAAAGATGAACAGGGGGAGAGCCAGGGGCCGGCTGGTGGAGGTGAGAGCCAGGAGGACCCAACAACCTCCACCAGTTCCACCAGCACCACACCGCAGCACACCCCCACCAACAGCCTGAAGCGCACCACCACACGCCGGCGCACAGACGCTGTTCTCTTCGGCTGTGCCTCCATCCTGGCATCTGTCGCCTTCGGCTTCGACCTGCGGGAGGTTTGTAAGGGTTCTGCTAATGAGGAACCAGAGCCACGTGAGGAGAAGAAAAAACGAGAGGGCCTGTTTCAGCGTGCCACTCGCTTCCGCCGCAGCACCAGCCCCCCCGGTGGCCGCTCACGCAAGGATGAGGTTAGCCCAGGACCCATAAATCTACTCGCCATGTCATCGATTTCTGAGTGCAACTCCACCAAGTGCCTCCTGCAGTCAGATTTCGAGGGGTCTGGGTATAACCTAGTGAACGAGACTCCAGCTAGCAATTCCCAGACACATCAGGATACAGGCACTAATGATGTTCTTCCCTCAGCCCCTCTACAAGATCATCCTTCTGGATCCAACTCTCGGCTTAGGAGAAAGAAGTCCAGCCCTGCTGTGTGTCAGACCA TTAACGGCAGCAGTAACTCCCAGGCTAGTCCAGCTGATTTCTCCACCACTTCCTTGAAAAAGAAGGCTGACAGAGAGCCTGCTCAGGAGAAGCAAGCCTCCAGGGAATCAGCATCTAGACCCAGGCCGCTTTCCCTAAGAAGCAAACCTCACTCCTGGGGTCTTCTAAAGAGCCGCAATAAGAGCTATTCTCTCGGGCACTACTCTGGGGAGAAGAGTGCCCAAAACTTGGACATGGTCCTCCCCTCAGAGGTCAAAATGGGCTGCTCTTTGCTGGATATGGACACAGAGGGTCAAAAACGAGACTGCACGGTTCCCCTCTGTCGAATACAGAGCACACCAAGTCGACCGTCTGTCTTTGAACTGGAGAAAGAGTTTTTATCCTGA
- the map3k21 gene encoding mitogen-activated protein kinase kinase kinase 21 isoform X2, whose product MDVPQAVYPNGEGRLSLQDHVWTESSSSGAWAHSAPVCPRSLWTAVFDYEASGEDELSLRRGDVVEVLSKDAAISGDEGWWTGKINHRVGIFPSNYVTYQPAIYRAVGARESDPSAPVRIPFSELVLQEIIGVGGFGKVYRGTWNDQEVAVKAARQDPDEDIKATADSVKQEAKLFSMLQHPNIIKLEGVCLEEPNLCLVMEYARGGTLNRALTGRRIPPHILVNWAVQIARGMQYLHEEAVVPIIHRDLKSSNILLLEKIENDDIGRKNLKITDFGLAREWHKTTKMSAAGTYSWMAPEVIKSSLFSKGSDVWSYGVLLWELLTGEVPYRGIDGLAVAYGVAVNKLTLPIPSTCPEPFAKLMEECWEQDPHIRPSFASILEQLTAIEEAVMATMPQDSFHSMQEDWRVEIQEMFDELRTKEKELRSREEELTRAALQQKSHEELLKRREQQLAEREINVLERELNILIFQLNKDKPNVKKRKGKFKRSRLKLKDGNRISLPSDFQHKITVQASPTMDKRRSLNSTNSSPPSSPTLIPRLRAIQLTLDESNRTWGRSTNYKPEEFEDVKKGFKKKGRTWGPSSVQTKERGNCAERVRPLSDGSSPWSTSLMKSQKSVPLAALFAEQGTNKDEVCSADGSDNKPKQLKFPNQVYIDLPLWKDEQGESQGPAGGGESQEDPTTSTSSTSTTPQHTPTNSLKRTTTRRRTDAVLFGCASILASVAFGFDLREVCKGSANEEPEPREEKKKREGLFQRATRFRRSTSPPGGRSRKDEVSPGPINLLAMSSISECNSTKCLLQSDFEGSGYNLVNETPASNSQTHQDTGTNDVLPSAPLQDHPSGSNSRLRRKKSSPAVCQTINGSSNSQASPADFSTTSLKKKADREPAQEKQASRESASRPRPLSLRSKPHSWGLLKSRNKSYSLGHYSGEKSAQNLDMVLPSEVKMGCSLLDMDTEGQKRDCTVPLCRIQSTPSRPSVFELEKEFLS is encoded by the exons ATGGATGTTCCCCAGGCCGTTTACCCAAACGGTGAGGGGCGCCTGAGCCTCCAAGACCATGTCTGGACGGAGTCCTCCAGCTCGGGGGCTTGGGCTCACTCTGCCCCCGTGTGTCCCCGCTCGCTCTGGACCGCGGTGTTTGACTATGAGGCCAGCGGGGAGGACGAGCTCAGCCTGCGGCGAGGAGACGTGGTGGAGGTCCTGTCTAAGGATGCTGCCATCTCGGGAGACGAAGGCTGGTGGACTGGTAAAATTAACCATCGCGTGGGCATCTTCCCATCTAATTATGTTACTTACCAACCAGCCATTTATAGAGCGGTAGGGGCTCGCGAGAGTGACCCGTCCGCCCCTGTTCGGATACCGTTTTCTGAACTCGTTCTACAAGAAATCATTGGCGTCGGTGGGTTTGGCAAAGTCTACCGGGGGACCTGGAACGACCAGGAGGTCGCGGTGAAGGCAGCTCGACAGGACCCCGATGAGGACATTAAAGCGACTGCAGACAGTGTTAAGCAAGAAGCCAAACTTTTCTCGATGCTTCAGCATCCTAATATTATTAAACTGGAGGGGGTGTGTTTGGAGGAGCCTAACCTGTGTCTGGTGATGGAATATGCCCGAGGAGGGACTCTGAACCGCGCTTTGACGGGCAGGAGGATCCCCCCTCATATCCTCGTGAACTGGGCCGTCCAGATCGCCAGAGGCATGCAGTATCTCCACGAGGAGGCTGTGGTTCCCATTATTCACAGAGACCTCAAGTCCAGCAACA ttttattacttGAAAAAATTGAGAATGATGACATTGGTCGAAAAAACCTGAAGATTACTGACTTTGGCCTGGCCCGTGAGTGGCACAAAACGACCAAAATGAGTGCAGCTGGCACTTATTCCTGGATGGCTCCTGAGGTCATCAAGTCCTCTCTGTTTTCCAAAGGGAGTGATGTCTGGAG CTATGGAGTCCTCCTTTGGGAATTACTGACTGGAGAGGTTCCTTACCGTGGCATCGATGGTTTGGCAGTTGCCTATGGAGTGGCTGTCAACAAATTAACCCTTCCCATTCCATCTACCTGTCCCGAGCCTTTTGCCAAGCTCATGGAGG AATGCTGGGAGCAGGATCCCCACATCCGTCCGTCCTTTGCTTCCATCTTAGAGCAGCTGACGGCCATAGAGGAGGCTGTGATGGCCACCATGCCACAGGACTCCTTCCACTCAATGCAGGAGGACTGGAGAGTGGAGATCCAAGAGATGTTTGATGAGCTACGTACTAAAGAAAAG GAGCTCCGTTCTCGTGAGGAGGAGTTGACGCGAGCAGCCCTTCAGCAGAAGTCTCATGAAGAGCTGTTGAAGAGAAGGGAACAGCAGCTGGCTGAGCGGGAAATTAATGTGCTTGAGCGTGAGCTCAACATCCTCATATTCCAACTCAACAAGGACAAGCCCAATGTTAAGAAACGAAAGGGCAAGTTCAAACGCAGCCGCCTCAAGCTCAAAGATGGCAACCGCATCAGCTTACCCTCAG ATTTTCAGCATAAAATCACAGTTCAGGCCTCTCCGACTATGGATAAGAGAAGAAGCCTCAACAGCACCAACTCCAGCCCTCCCAGCAGCCCTACACTGATCCCTCGCCTCAGAGCCATTCAGT TGACCCTGGACGAGAGCAACAGGACATGGGGTCGAAGCACAAATTACAAACCTGAGGAGTTTGAAGATGTTAAGAAAGGGTTTAAGAAGAAGGGCCGCACATGGGGGCCAAGCTCTGTGCAGACCAAGGAAAGAGGAAATTGTGCTGAAAG AGTTCGACCTCTCTCGGATGGAAGCAGTCCCTGGTCCACTAGTCTTATGAAGTCCCAGAAATCTGTTCCACTAGCCGCATTATTTGCAGAGCAGG GAACCAATAAAGATGAAGTATGCTCTGCTGATGGATCTGACAACAAACCAAAGCAACTCAAGTTCCCCAACCAGGTGTATATTGATCTACCTCTGTGGAAAGATGAACAGGGGGAGAGCCAGGGGCCGGCTGGTGGAGGTGAGAGCCAGGAGGACCCAACAACCTCCACCAGTTCCACCAGCACCACACCGCAGCACACCCCCACCAACAGCCTGAAGCGCACCACCACACGCCGGCGCACAGACGCTGTTCTCTTCGGCTGTGCCTCCATCCTGGCATCTGTCGCCTTCGGCTTCGACCTGCGGGAGGTTTGTAAGGGTTCTGCTAATGAGGAACCAGAGCCACGTGAGGAGAAGAAAAAACGAGAGGGCCTGTTTCAGCGTGCCACTCGCTTCCGCCGCAGCACCAGCCCCCCCGGTGGCCGCTCACGCAAGGATGAGGTTAGCCCAGGACCCATAAATCTACTCGCCATGTCATCGATTTCTGAGTGCAACTCCACCAAGTGCCTCCTGCAGTCAGATTTCGAGGGGTCTGGGTATAACCTAGTGAACGAGACTCCAGCTAGCAATTCCCAGACACATCAGGATACAGGCACTAATGATGTTCTTCCCTCAGCCCCTCTACAAGATCATCCTTCTGGATCCAACTCTCGGCTTAGGAGAAAGAAGTCCAGCCCTGCTGTGTGTCAGACCA TTAACGGCAGCAGTAACTCCCAGGCTAGTCCAGCTGATTTCTCCACCACTTCCTTGAAAAAGAAGGCTGACAGAGAGCCTGCTCAGGAGAAGCAAGCCTCCAGGGAATCAGCATCTAGACCCAGGCCGCTTTCCCTAAGAAGCAAACCTCACTCCTGGGGTCTTCTAAAGAGCCGCAATAAGAGCTATTCTCTCGGGCACTACTCTGGGGAGAAGAGTGCCCAAAACTTGGACATGGTCCTCCCCTCAGAGGTCAAAATGGGCTGCTCTTTGCTGGATATGGACACAGAGGGTCAAAAACGAGACTGCACGGTTCCCCTCTGTCGAATACAGAGCACACCAAGTCGACCGTCTGTCTTTGAACTGGAGAAAGAGTTTTTATCCTGA
- the map3k21 gene encoding mitogen-activated protein kinase kinase kinase 21 isoform X3, with amino-acid sequence MSAAGTYSWMAPEVIKSSLFSKGSDVWSYGVLLWELLTGEVPYRGIDGLAVAYGVAVNKLTLPIPSTCPEPFAKLMEECWEQDPHIRPSFASILEQLTAIEEAVMATMPQDSFHSMQEDWRVEIQEMFDELRTKEKELRSREEELTRAALQQKSHEELLKRREQQLAEREINVLERELNILIFQLNKDKPNVKKRKGKFKRSRLKLKDGNRISLPSDFQHKITVQASPTMDKRRSLNSTNSSPPSSPTLIPRLRAIQLSHPSDTSRRGSMFVYHQDVDITSECKPPSGFRKKVTLDESNRTWGRSTNYKPEEFEDVKKGFKKKGRTWGPSSVQTKERGNCAERVRPLSDGSSPWSTSLMKSQKSVPLAALFAEQGTNKDEVCSADGSDNKPKQLKFPNQVYIDLPLWKDEQGESQGPAGGGESQEDPTTSTSSTSTTPQHTPTNSLKRTTTRRRTDAVLFGCASILASVAFGFDLREVCKGSANEEPEPREEKKKREGLFQRATRFRRSTSPPGGRSRKDEVSPGPINLLAMSSISECNSTKCLLQSDFEGSGYNLVNETPASNSQTHQDTGTNDVLPSAPLQDHPSGSNSRLRRKKSSPAVCQTINGSSNSQASPADFSTTSLKKKADREPAQEKQASRESASRPRPLSLRSKPHSWGLLKSRNKSYSLGHYSGEKSAQNLDMVLPSEVKMGCSLLDMDTEGQKRDCTVPLCRIQSTPSRPSVFELEKEFLS; translated from the exons ATGAGTGCAGCTGGCACTTATTCCTGGATGGCTCCTGAGGTCATCAAGTCCTCTCTGTTTTCCAAAGGGAGTGATGTCTGGAG CTATGGAGTCCTCCTTTGGGAATTACTGACTGGAGAGGTTCCTTACCGTGGCATCGATGGTTTGGCAGTTGCCTATGGAGTGGCTGTCAACAAATTAACCCTTCCCATTCCATCTACCTGTCCCGAGCCTTTTGCCAAGCTCATGGAGG AATGCTGGGAGCAGGATCCCCACATCCGTCCGTCCTTTGCTTCCATCTTAGAGCAGCTGACGGCCATAGAGGAGGCTGTGATGGCCACCATGCCACAGGACTCCTTCCACTCAATGCAGGAGGACTGGAGAGTGGAGATCCAAGAGATGTTTGATGAGCTACGTACTAAAGAAAAG GAGCTCCGTTCTCGTGAGGAGGAGTTGACGCGAGCAGCCCTTCAGCAGAAGTCTCATGAAGAGCTGTTGAAGAGAAGGGAACAGCAGCTGGCTGAGCGGGAAATTAATGTGCTTGAGCGTGAGCTCAACATCCTCATATTCCAACTCAACAAGGACAAGCCCAATGTTAAGAAACGAAAGGGCAAGTTCAAACGCAGCCGCCTCAAGCTCAAAGATGGCAACCGCATCAGCTTACCCTCAG ATTTTCAGCATAAAATCACAGTTCAGGCCTCTCCGACTATGGATAAGAGAAGAAGCCTCAACAGCACCAACTCCAGCCCTCCCAGCAGCCCTACACTGATCCCTCGCCTCAGAGCCATTCAGT TGAGCCACCCAAGTGACACTAGCCGAAGGGGCAGTATGTTTGTGTATCACCAGGATGTGGATATCACAAGCGAGTGTAAACCTCCTAGCGGGTTTAGGAAGAAAG TGACCCTGGACGAGAGCAACAGGACATGGGGTCGAAGCACAAATTACAAACCTGAGGAGTTTGAAGATGTTAAGAAAGGGTTTAAGAAGAAGGGCCGCACATGGGGGCCAAGCTCTGTGCAGACCAAGGAAAGAGGAAATTGTGCTGAAAG AGTTCGACCTCTCTCGGATGGAAGCAGTCCCTGGTCCACTAGTCTTATGAAGTCCCAGAAATCTGTTCCACTAGCCGCATTATTTGCAGAGCAGG GAACCAATAAAGATGAAGTATGCTCTGCTGATGGATCTGACAACAAACCAAAGCAACTCAAGTTCCCCAACCAGGTGTATATTGATCTACCTCTGTGGAAAGATGAACAGGGGGAGAGCCAGGGGCCGGCTGGTGGAGGTGAGAGCCAGGAGGACCCAACAACCTCCACCAGTTCCACCAGCACCACACCGCAGCACACCCCCACCAACAGCCTGAAGCGCACCACCACACGCCGGCGCACAGACGCTGTTCTCTTCGGCTGTGCCTCCATCCTGGCATCTGTCGCCTTCGGCTTCGACCTGCGGGAGGTTTGTAAGGGTTCTGCTAATGAGGAACCAGAGCCACGTGAGGAGAAGAAAAAACGAGAGGGCCTGTTTCAGCGTGCCACTCGCTTCCGCCGCAGCACCAGCCCCCCCGGTGGCCGCTCACGCAAGGATGAGGTTAGCCCAGGACCCATAAATCTACTCGCCATGTCATCGATTTCTGAGTGCAACTCCACCAAGTGCCTCCTGCAGTCAGATTTCGAGGGGTCTGGGTATAACCTAGTGAACGAGACTCCAGCTAGCAATTCCCAGACACATCAGGATACAGGCACTAATGATGTTCTTCCCTCAGCCCCTCTACAAGATCATCCTTCTGGATCCAACTCTCGGCTTAGGAGAAAGAAGTCCAGCCCTGCTGTGTGTCAGACCA TTAACGGCAGCAGTAACTCCCAGGCTAGTCCAGCTGATTTCTCCACCACTTCCTTGAAAAAGAAGGCTGACAGAGAGCCTGCTCAGGAGAAGCAAGCCTCCAGGGAATCAGCATCTAGACCCAGGCCGCTTTCCCTAAGAAGCAAACCTCACTCCTGGGGTCTTCTAAAGAGCCGCAATAAGAGCTATTCTCTCGGGCACTACTCTGGGGAGAAGAGTGCCCAAAACTTGGACATGGTCCTCCCCTCAGAGGTCAAAATGGGCTGCTCTTTGCTGGATATGGACACAGAGGGTCAAAAACGAGACTGCACGGTTCCCCTCTGTCGAATACAGAGCACACCAAGTCGACCGTCTGTCTTTGAACTGGAGAAAGAGTTTTTATCCTGA